The Chthonomonadales bacterium genome includes a region encoding these proteins:
- a CDS encoding glycine hydroxymethyltransferase, with product MSASAVGDSVLGTYLSGLGGRAADTGAAAVYAVLDHLRGAAPTVARAVVAELRDQRRNLKLIASENYSSLSVQLAHANLLTDKYAEGYPGHRFYAGCDNVDVVEAEAARLACELFGAEHAYVQPHSGADANLVAFLAILSARVQKPELDRLGQSDVSKLGDGDWAALRRMMHEQRLLALDYYSGGHLTHGYRHNVSAQLFDTHTYGVSPATGRIDLDRLREQAREVRPLILLAGYSAYPRRINFAGMREIADEVGAVFMVDMAHFAGLVAGKVFAGDYDPVAHAHIVTSTTHKTLRGPRGGIVLCKAEFAEWVDRGCPLILGGPLGHVIAAKAVALREASQPSFREYAARIVENAGALAEACMAEGMTVLTGGTDNHLLLVDVDATYGITGRQAESALRECGITLNRNSLPGDRNGPWYTSGLRVGTPAVTTLGMGPGEMRQVGRAMREVLAGVRPTGTSKARYSLDTDAAAAGRRRVEELLGEFPVYPQLDLDLLMGSVGIAEAEGG from the coding sequence ATGAGTGCATCGGCGGTCGGAGACAGCGTTCTTGGCACCTACCTTAGCGGCCTTGGTGGGCGCGCCGCCGACACCGGCGCGGCCGCCGTCTACGCCGTGCTGGACCACCTGCGGGGCGCCGCGCCGACCGTGGCGCGCGCGGTGGTGGCCGAGCTGCGCGACCAACGACGCAACCTGAAGCTGATCGCCAGCGAGAACTACAGTTCGCTCTCCGTGCAGCTTGCTCACGCCAACCTGCTCACCGACAAGTACGCGGAGGGCTACCCCGGCCATCGCTTCTACGCCGGCTGCGACAACGTGGACGTGGTGGAGGCCGAGGCCGCGCGCCTGGCCTGCGAGTTGTTCGGCGCCGAGCACGCCTACGTGCAGCCCCATTCCGGCGCGGACGCGAACCTGGTCGCCTTCCTTGCCATCCTTTCCGCCCGTGTGCAGAAGCCGGAACTCGACCGCCTCGGCCAGTCGGACGTCTCCAAGCTAGGCGACGGCGACTGGGCCGCGCTGCGCCGGATGATGCACGAGCAGCGGCTTCTGGCCCTGGACTACTACTCGGGAGGTCACCTGACCCACGGCTACCGGCACAACGTGTCGGCCCAACTCTTCGACACGCATACCTACGGCGTCAGCCCCGCCACGGGGCGGATCGACCTGGACCGCCTGCGCGAGCAGGCGCGCGAGGTTCGGCCACTCATCCTCCTCGCGGGCTACAGCGCGTATCCGCGCCGCATCAACTTCGCCGGGATGCGCGAGATCGCCGACGAGGTGGGCGCGGTGTTCATGGTGGACATGGCGCACTTCGCCGGCCTGGTCGCGGGGAAGGTGTTTGCGGGCGACTACGATCCGGTGGCGCACGCGCACATCGTCACCTCCACGACGCACAAGACGCTGCGCGGCCCGCGTGGCGGAATCGTGCTGTGCAAGGCCGAGTTCGCTGAATGGGTCGATCGGGGCTGCCCGCTCATCCTGGGCGGCCCGCTGGGGCACGTGATCGCAGCCAAGGCAGTCGCGCTGCGCGAGGCGTCGCAACCCTCGTTTCGCGAGTACGCGGCGCGCATCGTGGAGAACGCGGGCGCGCTCGCCGAGGCGTGCATGGCGGAGGGAATGACGGTGCTCACGGGAGGCACCGACAACCATTTGCTGCTGGTTGACGTGGACGCGACCTACGGGATCACGGGGCGGCAGGCGGAGTCGGCGCTGCGGGAGTGCGGCATCACGCTTAACCGCAACTCCCTTCCCGGCGACCGCAACGGGCCCTGGTACACGAGCGGCCTGCGCGTGGGCACTCCGGCGGTCACTACGCTCGGCATGGGCCCGGGCGAGATGCGCCAGGTGGGCCGCGCCATGCGGGAGGTGCTCGCGGGCGTGCGCCCCACCGGCACGAGCAAGGCGAGGTACTCCCTGGACACCGACGCCGCCGCCGCCGGCCGGCGGCGAGTGGAGGAGTTGCTGGGCGAGTTTCCGGTCTATCCGCAGCTCGATCTGGATCTGCTGATGGGCTCGGTCGGGATCGCGGAAGCGGAGGGCGGTTAA
- the ltaE gene encoding low-specificity L-threonine aldolase — MVDLRSDTVTRPCAAMRRAMVEAEVGDDVLGDDPTVDRLQEAAARLTGKEAALFVPSGTMSNTIAIRVHTRPGDEVLMDADAHSMRYEVGAPAAICGVLTRSFRGAAGVPDPASIAESITAADLHAPGTTLIVVENTHNSAGGVVVPLDVHRQVYAIASERGVRVHVDGARIFNASVAAGVSVASFAACADSLTFCLSKGLGCPVGSVLCGDHAFVERARRVRKLLGGGMRQAGVLAACGLAALDTMVERLVDDHHNARRLAEGIAGLPGVHVDPRAVATNMVYARIDGPASGIVERLAARRVLCLATAPDRIRMVTHCDVDEDDVGRAVRAWTAATT; from the coding sequence GTGGTGGATCTGCGCAGCGACACGGTCACCAGGCCCTGCGCCGCCATGCGGCGCGCGATGGTTGAGGCGGAGGTCGGCGACGACGTGCTGGGCGACGACCCGACCGTGGACCGACTCCAGGAGGCTGCGGCGCGCCTGACAGGCAAGGAGGCCGCCCTGTTCGTGCCATCCGGCACCATGAGCAACACGATCGCCATCCGCGTTCACACGCGCCCCGGCGACGAGGTGCTCATGGACGCGGACGCGCACTCCATGCGCTACGAGGTGGGCGCGCCCGCCGCCATCTGTGGCGTGCTCACGCGCTCGTTCCGCGGCGCGGCCGGAGTGCCCGACCCGGCCAGCATCGCCGAGAGCATCACGGCGGCCGACCTTCACGCTCCGGGCACCACGCTCATCGTCGTCGAGAACACGCACAACTCCGCGGGGGGTGTCGTGGTGCCGCTCGATGTGCACCGGCAGGTCTACGCGATCGCGTCGGAGCGCGGCGTGCGCGTTCACGTGGATGGCGCCCGCATCTTCAACGCCTCCGTGGCGGCGGGCGTGTCCGTGGCCTCGTTTGCCGCCTGCGCCGACTCGCTCACGTTCTGTCTCTCCAAGGGCCTCGGATGTCCCGTCGGCTCGGTGCTCTGCGGCGACCACGCATTCGTGGAGCGCGCGCGCCGGGTCCGCAAGCTGCTGGGCGGCGGGATGCGACAGGCTGGCGTGCTCGCAGCCTGCGGCCTGGCGGCGCTGGATACGATGGTGGAGCGCCTGGTGGACGACCACCACAACGCCCGGCGTCTGGCGGAGGGTATCGCCGGACTGCCGGGCGTTCACGTTGACCCGCGGGCCGTGGCGACGAACATGGTCTACGCGCGCATCGACGGCCCCGCGTCGGGCATCGTGGAGCGACTCGCCGCCCGCCGCGTGCTGTGCCTGGCGACCGCCCCGGACCGGATTCGAATGGTGACCCACTGCGACGTGGACGAGGACGACGTGGGCCGGGCGGTGCGCGCCTGGACAGCCGCCACGACCTGA
- the pilM gene encoding pilus assembly protein PilM, whose product MKQRTVIGIDMASHEVRASCVRQTGSGAQLLGLASAAVPPGAVAPDGILDPAAVGEVIRSVCAQLDARAAQAVIGMRGCDLVARVMEIPPVPESEVRAVLRGEMDHFRILPAGQSSFDHFRLPDAVVRDSEEAVARVLLMGAEERFVANHRATADAAGLRPSAIEPCSVAVFRALQPSVRAGETTAIVVMSSSATEIFITGRGELHLYRQIDTGAAELRSESPARDSVMPRQPLGGLLVTDADEDDAAPEPAATPAGGYHRQAISLLITEVQRSIDYYLREFPQAGETVRVQFAIDAPDATELFAVVRQYTRGTPELVTRIDDMSAAPEAAALLDRPDGARFLAAVGLALRGAGGPYTDAPTLDLGLGDRVIVERRVAPRAMLVSTAASVSILLMTTLAALVVGFSISRTQHSLKQSQAELAALTREHAARVERLDRQKTLVSVIGARSQPLREAVEFVSASIAPRACLNTLVIDSHGVIALSGEASTPRVVADVMDTINMSPRLDPVRLNGLTRLDDRDERRGLKFDLQTQFAAPPAERAPADPANVIARLGGS is encoded by the coding sequence GTGAAACAACGCACTGTCATCGGCATCGACATGGCGAGCCACGAGGTGCGCGCCTCGTGCGTCCGGCAGACCGGATCAGGCGCCCAGCTCCTCGGGTTGGCCAGCGCCGCCGTCCCGCCCGGCGCCGTCGCGCCCGACGGCATCCTGGACCCGGCGGCTGTCGGAGAGGTCATCCGTTCGGTCTGCGCGCAACTCGACGCGCGGGCGGCGCAGGCCGTCATCGGGATGCGCGGCTGCGATCTCGTCGCACGGGTCATGGAGATCCCGCCGGTTCCGGAGTCCGAGGTCCGCGCCGTGCTCCGCGGCGAGATGGACCACTTTCGCATCCTCCCCGCGGGCCAGAGCTCCTTCGACCACTTCCGGCTCCCCGACGCGGTGGTGCGCGACAGCGAGGAGGCCGTCGCCCGGGTTCTGCTGATGGGCGCGGAGGAGCGCTTCGTCGCCAACCACCGCGCCACCGCCGACGCCGCGGGCCTGCGGCCCTCCGCCATCGAGCCCTGCTCCGTGGCGGTCTTCCGTGCGCTGCAGCCTTCGGTCCGCGCCGGCGAGACGACAGCCATCGTCGTGATGTCCTCATCCGCCACCGAGATCTTCATCACCGGCCGCGGCGAGCTCCACCTCTACCGGCAGATCGATACCGGAGCGGCGGAGCTCCGATCGGAGTCCCCGGCGCGCGACTCCGTGATGCCCCGGCAGCCGCTCGGCGGTCTGCTGGTGACGGATGCCGACGAGGATGATGCGGCGCCCGAGCCTGCGGCGACGCCCGCGGGGGGCTACCATCGCCAGGCTATTAGCCTCCTCATCACCGAGGTCCAGCGCTCCATCGACTACTACCTGCGCGAGTTCCCGCAGGCAGGCGAGACGGTGCGCGTTCAGTTCGCCATCGATGCCCCGGACGCGACCGAGCTGTTCGCGGTGGTCCGCCAGTACACGCGCGGTACGCCGGAGCTCGTGACTCGCATCGACGACATGTCAGCGGCTCCCGAGGCCGCCGCGCTCCTCGATCGGCCCGACGGCGCGCGGTTCCTGGCCGCGGTCGGCCTGGCTCTCCGCGGCGCGGGGGGGCCTTACACCGACGCTCCCACGCTCGACCTCGGCCTGGGTGACCGGGTCATCGTGGAGCGGCGGGTGGCGCCGCGGGCCATGCTTGTCAGCACTGCCGCCAGCGTCTCCATCCTCCTTATGACCACGCTCGCCGCGCTCGTGGTGGGCTTCAGCATCTCTCGCACCCAGCACTCGCTCAAGCAATCGCAGGCCGAGCTCGCGGCGCTGACCCGCGAGCACGCGGCGCGCGTCGAGCGGCTCGACCGGCAGAAGACGCTGGTGTCCGTCATCGGCGCGCGCAGCCAACCCCTGCGCGAGGCGGTGGAGTTCGTGTCCGCATCCATCGCTCCTCGTGCCTGTCTGAACACGCTCGTCATTGACTCACACGGAGTCATCGCGCTGAGCGGAGAGGCGTCGACGCCGCGCGTGGTGGCGGACGTTATGGACACGATCAACATGTCGCCGCGCCTGGACCCGGTGCGCCTCAACGGGCTCACTCGCCTTGACGACCGCGACGAGCGTCGTGGGCTGAAGTTCGACCTTCAGACGCAGTTCGCCGCGCCGCCTGCCGAGCGGGCGCCGGCCGACCCGGCCAACGTGATCGCGCGCCTGGGGGGCTCATAG
- a CDS encoding prepilin-type N-terminal cleavage/methylation domain-containing protein, giving the protein MKTKRRRRQSLRGFTFVELMVAAVLLGIGLMAVVGLWRFSFEVSVQTDDMGAAYLLGRRAMEAVKMTGFADTAEGAATLYYSGAQAQVAQGSGSERYRVITQVVSDAVSSGTAGVAGAVPADGALRTVTISVALVSSGETLYQTRTHLARAGV; this is encoded by the coding sequence ATGAAAACAAAGCGCCGCCGCCGACAATCACTGCGTGGCTTCACGTTCGTCGAGTTGATGGTGGCTGCCGTACTGCTTGGCATCGGCTTGATGGCGGTCGTGGGCCTGTGGCGCTTCAGCTTCGAGGTGTCCGTGCAGACCGACGACATGGGGGCCGCCTACCTGCTCGGACGGCGCGCAATGGAGGCGGTCAAGATGACCGGCTTCGCCGACACCGCCGAGGGGGCGGCGACGCTCTACTACTCGGGGGCGCAGGCCCAGGTCGCGCAGGGTTCCGGAAGCGAGCGCTATCGCGTCATCACGCAGGTGGTGAGCGACGCCGTGAGCTCCGGGACCGCGGGCGTGGCGGGCGCCGTGCCGGCGGACGGCGCGCTCCGGACGGTGACGATCAGCGTTGCGCTCGTAAGCTCCGGCGAGACGCTCTACCAGACGCGTACGCATCTGGCGAGGGCAGGAGTATGA
- a CDS encoding TIM barrel protein: protein MNTKFAFSAGVWNLNTGADPFGPAVRPERPLEEKLTTLKALGFDYVQLHDDDAVPMDVPAGQVEAYARRVKAMCDAAGLAVEFVAPRLWEDPAFVDGAITANDPRARAAALDRAKRTIDIMNVLGTKRMVLWPAREGTYIRESKDAVHAFGHLLEYLNAILAYDRGVRILGEMKPNEPMDLMYLPSTGHFLAMAARTADPPRVGVLIEAAHCILLGLDPADEMAYALWHGKLWGVHLNDQNGLKYDQDKSFGTVDLRRAFNAVDVLVRNDYGAHGEVVGLDVKAMRTQPHDAAMKHLSNSKEVFERLVAVSAAIDRDEWASYVSSRDYEGLEMLIVRALMGA, encoded by the coding sequence ATGAACACCAAGTTCGCGTTCTCCGCCGGAGTCTGGAACCTGAACACCGGCGCCGACCCGTTCGGCCCCGCTGTGCGGCCCGAGCGCCCGTTGGAGGAGAAACTCACCACGCTCAAGGCGCTGGGGTTCGACTACGTGCAGCTGCACGACGACGACGCCGTGCCGATGGACGTGCCGGCGGGCCAGGTGGAGGCGTACGCCCGCCGCGTGAAGGCCATGTGCGACGCCGCTGGCCTGGCGGTCGAGTTCGTCGCCCCGCGGCTCTGGGAGGACCCGGCCTTCGTCGACGGGGCGATCACTGCCAACGACCCCAGGGCGCGCGCCGCCGCCCTCGACCGCGCGAAGCGCACCATCGACATCATGAACGTGCTCGGCACTAAGCGGATGGTGCTCTGGCCCGCGCGCGAGGGCACCTACATTCGCGAATCCAAGGACGCCGTGCACGCCTTCGGCCACCTCCTCGAGTACCTCAACGCGATCCTCGCTTACGACCGTGGCGTACGCATCCTGGGCGAGATGAAGCCCAACGAGCCGATGGACCTGATGTACCTGCCCTCCACGGGCCACTTCCTGGCGATGGCGGCGCGCACGGCGGACCCGCCGCGCGTCGGCGTCCTCATCGAGGCGGCCCACTGCATCCTCCTCGGGCTCGACCCGGCCGACGAGATGGCCTACGCGCTCTGGCACGGCAAGCTCTGGGGAGTGCACCTCAACGACCAGAACGGCCTGAAGTACGACCAGGACAAGAGCTTCGGCACCGTCGACCTCCGGCGCGCCTTCAACGCCGTGGACGTCCTGGTGCGCAACGACTACGGCGCGCACGGCGAGGTGGTCGGCCTGGACGTGAAGGCGATGCGCACGCAGCCGCACGACGCGGCCATGAAGCACCTCTCCAACAGCAAGGAGGTGTTCGAGCGCCTGGTAGCCGTGTCGGCCGCGATCGACCGCGACGAATGGGCCTCCTACGTCTCCTCCCGCGACTACGAGGGCCTGGAGATGCTCATCGTTCGCGCCCTGATGGGCGCCTGA
- a CDS encoding L-fucose isomerase, with protein MDVNAPANRLRGSLPRIGIRPVIDGRRGGVRESLEGQTMGMARGVARLLSESVRHACGLPVECVIADTCIGGVAEAARCADRFAREGVGVSLTVTPCWCYGAETMDMDPALPKAVWGFNGTERPGAVYLAAVLAAHAQKGLPAFGIYGHDVQDSADASIPADVRAKLLQFTRAGLAVATMRGSAYLAIGSVSMGIAGSIVDHGFFQSYLGMRNETVDMSEMTRRMQAGIYDGEEFVRAMAWVQDHCKEGPDHNAPEARRSPEQKQQDWRTSVQMALIARDLMVGNPRLAEMGHAEEAEGHHAIAAGFQGQRQWTDFMPNGDFMEAILCSSFDWNGIRQPFLMATENDSLNGASMLLGHLLTGTAQLFSDVRTFWSPEAVRRVTGYGLTGRAEHGVIHLINSGASALDASGRQSRGGEPAIKPWWEVTPEEATACARATQWCPAALGYFRGGGFSSQFLSRGGMPITMCRLNLVAGLGPALQIAEGHTVDLPEGVGETLMQRTDPSWPTTWFAPRVTGHGAFADVYSVMNNWGANHGAISYGHIGGDLITLASMLRIPVDMHNVPPERVFRPAVWSRFGALDAQGADYRACAAYGPLYA; from the coding sequence ATGGACGTGAACGCTCCCGCCAACCGCCTGCGCGGATCGCTTCCCCGCATCGGCATTCGTCCGGTCATCGACGGTCGCCGGGGCGGCGTTCGCGAGTCGCTCGAGGGGCAGACGATGGGCATGGCCCGCGGCGTTGCGCGCCTCCTATCGGAGAGTGTGCGGCACGCCTGCGGCCTGCCCGTGGAGTGCGTGATCGCCGACACCTGCATCGGAGGGGTCGCGGAGGCCGCTCGCTGCGCAGACAGGTTCGCGCGCGAGGGGGTCGGCGTCTCGCTCACCGTAACGCCCTGCTGGTGCTATGGCGCCGAAACGATGGACATGGACCCCGCGCTACCCAAGGCGGTCTGGGGCTTCAACGGGACGGAGCGGCCCGGCGCCGTCTACCTGGCCGCCGTCCTCGCCGCCCATGCGCAGAAGGGGCTGCCGGCCTTCGGCATCTACGGCCACGATGTGCAGGACTCCGCCGACGCCTCGATCCCCGCCGACGTGCGCGCGAAGCTGCTCCAGTTTACCCGCGCCGGGTTGGCCGTGGCCACCATGCGCGGCTCCGCCTACCTGGCCATCGGCTCCGTATCTATGGGCATCGCCGGCTCCATCGTCGACCACGGCTTCTTCCAGTCGTACCTGGGAATGCGAAACGAGACGGTCGACATGAGCGAGATGACCCGGCGGATGCAGGCCGGCATCTACGACGGCGAGGAGTTTGTGCGGGCGATGGCGTGGGTGCAGGACCACTGCAAGGAAGGGCCGGACCACAACGCGCCGGAGGCACGCCGCTCGCCCGAGCAGAAGCAGCAGGACTGGCGCACGAGCGTGCAGATGGCCCTCATCGCCCGCGACCTGATGGTCGGTAATCCGCGTCTGGCCGAGATGGGCCACGCGGAGGAGGCCGAGGGCCACCACGCGATCGCGGCCGGATTCCAGGGCCAGCGCCAGTGGACCGACTTCATGCCCAATGGCGACTTCATGGAGGCCATCCTCTGCTCATCGTTCGACTGGAACGGCATTCGCCAGCCCTTCCTGATGGCCACGGAGAACGATAGCCTCAACGGAGCGTCCATGCTGCTCGGCCACCTGCTCACCGGAACCGCCCAGCTCTTTTCGGATGTGCGAACCTTCTGGAGTCCGGAGGCCGTGAGACGCGTGACGGGCTACGGGCTCACGGGCCGCGCCGAGCACGGCGTCATCCACCTCATCAACTCGGGCGCCTCCGCGCTCGATGCCTCGGGACGCCAGTCGCGAGGCGGGGAGCCCGCCATCAAGCCCTGGTGGGAGGTCACGCCCGAGGAGGCGACGGCCTGCGCGCGGGCCACGCAGTGGTGCCCGGCCGCGCTCGGATACTTCCGGGGCGGCGGGTTTTCCTCGCAGTTCCTCTCGCGCGGCGGGATGCCGATCACCATGTGCCGGCTGAACCTCGTGGCGGGCCTGGGACCCGCGCTGCAGATCGCGGAGGGCCACACCGTCGACCTTCCGGAGGGCGTCGGCGAGACGCTGATGCAGCGCACCGACCCCTCCTGGCCGACGACCTGGTTCGCCCCGCGCGTCACCGGGCACGGGGCGTTCGCCGACGTCTACTCCGTGATGAACAACTGGGGAGCCAACCATGGCGCGATCAGCTACGGGCACATCGGCGGCGATCTGATCACGCTGGCGTCGATGCTTCGCATTCCGGTGGACATGCACAACGTCCCACCGGAGCGCGTGTTCCGCCCCGCGGTCTGGTCGCGCTTCGGCGCCCTGGACGCGCAGGGCGCCGACTACCGCGCCTGCGCGGCCTACGGCCCGCTGTACGCTTAG
- a CDS encoding D-lyxose/D-mannose family sugar isomerase — protein MITKEQYEAAVIRAKAYLDRAGIVLRPDEATSLEVADFGLGDLEHTGLEIVTYVNTQRCCAKELVLFPHQTCPEHRHPPVEGEPGKEETFRCRWGTVYLYVPGEPTPNPRGAPPAGSEEHYTVAREVCLKPGDQYTLAPDTPHWFQGGGEGAVVSEFSTHSRDDSDIFTDPRIARTPEIA, from the coding sequence ATGATCACGAAGGAGCAGTACGAGGCAGCGGTCATCCGCGCGAAGGCCTACCTGGACCGCGCCGGCATCGTCCTGAGGCCCGACGAGGCGACGAGCCTGGAGGTGGCCGACTTCGGCCTGGGCGACCTCGAGCACACCGGCCTGGAGATCGTGACGTACGTGAACACGCAGCGCTGCTGCGCCAAGGAGCTCGTCCTCTTCCCGCACCAGACGTGCCCGGAGCACCGACACCCGCCGGTAGAGGGCGAGCCCGGCAAGGAGGAGACCTTCCGCTGCCGCTGGGGCACCGTCTACCTCTACGTCCCCGGCGAGCCCACACCGAACCCCAGGGGCGCGCCACCCGCGGGCAGCGAGGAGCACTACACGGTGGCGCGCGAGGTGTGCCTTAAGCCTGGCGACCAGTACACACTGGCGCCCGACACGCCTCACTGGTTTCAGGGGGGCGGCGAGGGGGCGGTGGTGTCGGAGTTCTCGACCCACAGCCGCGACGACTCGGACATCTTCACGGATCCGCGGATCGCGCGCACACCGGAGATCGCATAG
- a CDS encoding ATP-dependent Clp protease adaptor ClpS produces MPETGARPIGRPADSADERAADQGPWVVILYNCDCHSFDAVVEQLGRATGCPAAVAWRIALEAHVRGRAVAFTGSAPECERVAGALRAVRLQVETDRF; encoded by the coding sequence ATGCCCGAGACAGGCGCCCGACCCATCGGCCGGCCGGCGGACAGCGCCGACGAGCGCGCCGCCGACCAGGGCCCCTGGGTGGTCATACTCTACAACTGCGACTGTCACTCGTTCGACGCGGTCGTGGAGCAGCTAGGCAGGGCCACCGGGTGCCCGGCTGCCGTCGCCTGGCGCATCGCGCTCGAGGCGCATGTGCGCGGGCGCGCCGTTGCGTTCACGGGCTCCGCGCCGGAGTGCGAGCGCGTGGCCGGCGCTCTGCGCGCGGTCCGTCTGCAGGTGGAGACGGACCGCTTCTGA